A window of the Desulfopila inferna genome harbors these coding sequences:
- a CDS encoding ABC transporter ATP-binding protein — translation MKDDHLFKISEGVFNYGKNIFFDNLSFTLGQGQFYGLIGPNGSGKSTLIDLLMGTRSLLSGMIEYKTQPLQSYKRKELARHLALVPQHIAIGFDFTVYDIVMMGRHPHIPRFSSPSEHDLSMVHSVLRLLDIEHLRERPVTHLSGGEKQRVIVARALAQETTTIMLDEATSNLDIEHTIEIMRVLRKKVNESGTTVIAAVHDLNLAAAFCDELIVLKNGTVHEKGPVKTVLTADLLRRVFSVNGTVFKNQQYPRIEYEMRSPSAASL, via the coding sequence ATGAAGGACGACCATCTTTTCAAAATCAGCGAGGGGGTTTTCAACTACGGAAAGAATATTTTCTTCGACAACCTCTCCTTCACCCTCGGGCAAGGCCAATTTTACGGGCTTATCGGCCCTAACGGAAGCGGCAAGAGTACTTTGATCGATCTACTCATGGGGACTCGGTCACTGCTCTCCGGAATGATAGAATACAAAACGCAGCCGCTGCAGAGTTACAAAAGAAAAGAACTGGCCAGACATCTGGCTCTTGTGCCGCAGCATATAGCCATTGGCTTTGACTTCACGGTTTACGACATTGTCATGATGGGCAGGCATCCGCATATTCCCAGGTTTTCGTCACCCTCGGAACACGACCTTAGCATGGTTCATTCGGTCCTTAGACTTCTCGATATCGAACATCTCAGGGAACGTCCGGTCACTCATCTGTCAGGTGGGGAAAAACAGCGGGTTATAGTAGCACGGGCTCTGGCGCAAGAGACGACAACAATCATGCTTGATGAAGCAACATCGAATCTTGATATAGAACACACCATAGAAATAATGCGGGTACTGCGGAAAAAAGTGAATGAGTCCGGAACAACCGTGATAGCAGCTGTTCATGATTTGAACCTGGCAGCCGCCTTCTGCGATGAGCTTATCGTTTTGAAGAATGGTACGGTTCACGAAAAGGGGCCGGTAAAGACAGTTCTCACGGCGGATCTCCTGCGTCGTGTTTTTTCAGTCAATGGCACGGTTTTCAAGAATCAACAGTATCCCAGAATCGAGTACGAAATGCGTTCCCCCTCAGCCGCCTCATTATGA
- a CDS encoding FecCD family ABC transporter permease, with amino-acid sequence MFYSAGDISKVLIKKQSIYINLFLFVILLCGIILATGMGYLQISPMEVIQIIFSHVFLKDIPAAIDEVFPFVVWDVRLPRILAAVLVGGGLAVSGCVFQAILLNPLADPYTLGISSGAAFGAAIALILNIFGLVLPFWFSVPLFAFLGAIATLYAVFYLASADNRLSSNTLILSGVIISAILSAGIGFIKYLADEDVSIIIFWLMGSLVGKSWTDVLLVSLLFLPSFGIIMFFSRDLNIMSLGEKTSDTLGIETANVRKILLVSASLITAACVSISGIIGFVGLIIPHLLRLILGADNRVLLPACFFAGAMLLLFADTLTRAVLPSELPIGVITSLIGGPFFCYIFRRKQLGAQ; translated from the coding sequence ATGTTCTACAGCGCTGGAGACATCAGCAAAGTTTTGATAAAGAAACAGTCTATATATATCAACCTCTTCCTCTTTGTTATCTTGCTATGCGGCATCATCCTGGCGACGGGTATGGGCTACCTGCAGATATCGCCGATGGAAGTGATACAGATCATTTTCAGTCATGTTTTTCTGAAGGACATTCCGGCAGCGATAGATGAGGTTTTTCCCTTCGTCGTTTGGGACGTACGGCTGCCGCGCATTCTTGCCGCTGTTTTAGTTGGTGGAGGGCTGGCCGTTTCAGGTTGTGTGTTTCAGGCTATATTGCTCAATCCCCTGGCCGACCCATATACCCTCGGCATTTCTTCCGGTGCGGCCTTCGGTGCTGCAATTGCCCTGATACTTAATATTTTTGGCCTGGTGCTGCCCTTCTGGTTTTCCGTGCCGTTGTTTGCCTTTTTGGGCGCCATAGCAACACTTTATGCCGTCTTTTATCTTGCCTCCGCAGATAATCGCCTCTCTTCCAACACACTTATTCTTTCAGGGGTCATTATTTCCGCCATCCTTTCAGCAGGCATTGGATTCATTAAATATCTGGCCGATGAGGACGTCAGTATTATAATTTTCTGGCTGATGGGCAGTCTGGTCGGCAAGTCATGGACGGATGTTCTGCTGGTCTCTCTTCTTTTCCTGCCCTCTTTCGGTATCATTATGTTTTTCTCCCGCGATCTCAACATCATGTCGCTTGGCGAAAAAACGTCGGATACCCTGGGCATAGAAACAGCCAATGTTCGCAAAATTCTTCTCGTCAGTGCTTCGCTTATTACCGCGGCATGTGTTTCCATTTCCGGCATCATTGGTTTTGTCGGTCTTATCATCCCTCATCTGCTAAGGCTGATATTGGGTGCCGACAACAGGGTGCTGCTCCCCGCCTGCTTCTTCGCCGGGGCGATGCTCCTCCTTTTCGCCGATACCCTCACCAGGGCGGTATTGCCGTCGGAATTGCCCATAGGCGTAATCACGTCACTTATCGGCGGGCCTTTTTTCTGTTATATCTTTCGTAGAAAGCAGCTCGGGGCGCAATGA
- the sppA gene encoding signal peptide peptidase SppA: MKDLISSVFTILKYGGKAVTIFRNIIFNIIFLFIIVVVGLAFFSKEDTSIGSNNALLLTISGNIVDEKQIIDPLSELFNDLLGFSQLPEETLLQDILDAIHAAEEDERINSIVLDLSDMGVSSISQIRDVGKALINFKTSGKPVIAAEDFYTQDKYLLASYADRVFLNPIGLVDLHGLGAYQLYFKDALQKLKINYHVFRVGTYKSAVEPITRNSMSDEAKRQNSVWLNNLWQEFRKDITSRRDISYDTIELYTNQVSSLLKQSDGDTARLAFQANLVDELMTRQELRSYLADITGPSAEKGFRHVAFKEYLKKIPRSYGNDGSTIDSVGIIVAQGNILTGEQPPGTIGSESLVNLLYNARNDDSIKAIVLRINSGGGSVIASEIIRHELLELKKSGKPYVVSMGGMAASGGYWIAADADEIWAYPTTLTGSIGIFGAIPTFEDSLAGLGIYSDGIGTSKLSSGLNLTQPLSQELQDAVQLTIEHGYRRFLEIVSSGRNIERDKLDLIAQGRVFDGATAKKLGLVDKLGSLDEAIRSAASLANLEKYSTRYIKGRPSISEILLQQLHVKILAFFSNGKTSARIFEKLQLYSKASRDLLLFNDPKGIYAHCMINYY; the protein is encoded by the coding sequence ATGAAAGATCTCATCTCATCAGTTTTCACTATACTTAAATATGGTGGCAAGGCCGTAACGATATTCCGGAATATCATCTTCAACATCATATTTTTATTTATTATCGTCGTTGTCGGCCTGGCATTTTTCAGTAAAGAGGATACCTCAATCGGCAGCAACAACGCCTTGCTCCTTACTATATCAGGCAATATCGTCGATGAAAAACAGATAATAGACCCTCTAAGCGAGCTTTTTAATGATCTTTTGGGATTTTCACAATTACCGGAAGAGACTTTACTCCAGGATATACTCGATGCGATCCATGCCGCTGAAGAGGATGAGCGTATCAATTCCATCGTGCTTGACTTGAGCGATATGGGAGTAAGTTCAATAAGCCAGATCCGTGATGTAGGCAAGGCCTTGATCAACTTTAAAACCAGTGGAAAACCGGTCATTGCCGCAGAAGATTTTTATACTCAAGATAAATATCTGCTGGCAAGTTATGCGGACAGGGTCTTTCTCAATCCGATAGGCCTTGTTGATCTCCATGGGCTTGGCGCCTACCAACTCTATTTCAAGGACGCCCTGCAAAAGCTTAAGATCAACTATCACGTATTTCGTGTCGGAACTTACAAGTCGGCGGTGGAACCGATTACCCGAAATTCCATGTCCGATGAGGCCAAAAGGCAAAACTCCGTGTGGCTCAATAATCTGTGGCAGGAGTTCAGGAAAGATATCACCAGTAGAAGAGATATCTCTTATGATACTATCGAGCTCTACACCAACCAGGTATCATCACTCCTGAAACAGTCAGACGGAGATACTGCCCGGCTTGCCTTTCAGGCAAATCTGGTGGATGAGTTAATGACCCGACAGGAACTTCGATCATATCTTGCTGATATTACCGGTCCTTCAGCAGAAAAAGGCTTTAGGCATGTCGCCTTCAAAGAGTATTTAAAAAAGATACCAAGATCATACGGAAATGATGGTTCGACCATTGATTCAGTTGGAATTATAGTTGCTCAGGGCAATATCTTGACAGGCGAACAGCCGCCCGGCACCATCGGCAGCGAATCTCTGGTTAATTTGCTCTATAATGCCCGCAATGATGATTCCATAAAGGCCATTGTTTTGCGAATCAACTCAGGAGGCGGTTCCGTTATAGCTTCCGAGATAATTCGCCATGAACTGCTGGAGCTGAAAAAAAGCGGCAAACCGTATGTGGTTTCCATGGGAGGCATGGCAGCTTCGGGCGGCTACTGGATAGCCGCCGATGCTGATGAGATATGGGCCTATCCTACTACTCTGACCGGTTCGATCGGCATTTTCGGGGCAATCCCGACGTTTGAAGATTCGTTGGCCGGTTTAGGTATATACAGCGACGGCATCGGAACCTCTAAACTGTCCTCCGGTCTGAATCTCACCCAGCCACTTTCTCAAGAACTCCAGGATGCCGTTCAACTCACCATCGAGCATGGCTATCGAAGATTTCTCGAAATTGTCTCCAGCGGCCGCAATATTGAAAGAGACAAACTTGATCTTATTGCCCAGGGACGGGTTTTTGACGGGGCAACAGCAAAAAAGTTGGGCCTTGTCGACAAACTCGGCAGTCTTGATGAGGCAATACGATCTGCTGCCTCACTGGCTAATCTGGAGAAGTACTCAACCCGATATATCAAGGGCCGCCCTTCAATTTCCGAGATTCTGTTGCAGCAGTTGCATGTAAAGATCCTGGCTTTTTTCTCAAACGGGAAAACATCAGCCAGAATCTTTGAGAAGTTGCAGCTATATTCAAAAGCAAGCCGCGACTTATTGCTGTTTAATGATCCTAAAGGGATATATGCTCACTGTATGATCAACTACTATTAA
- the dinB gene encoding DNA polymerase IV codes for MDAATHVMNPLRKIIHIDMDAFFASVEQLDNPSLRGKPVIVGGNPLKRGVVAACSYEARQFGIHSAMPSSKAVRLCPQAIFTPPRIKRYKEISDEVMSIFSQFTEMIEPLSLDEAYLDVTVNKLKNPSATRLAEIIRGRIFSATGLTASAGVSYNKFLAKIASDLDKPNGLHVILPDEAVSFLDTLAVGKFHGVGKVTEKKMANLGIRFGRDLRQFSKADLLLHFGKSGAFFFDIVRGRDDRTVTSTRERKSIGSETTLDQDTSDTKEISDILYYLAEKLEQALLRKECCGTTITLKVRYHDFITITRSSTLSSPVLTAQEIFSEVNRLKQTTEIGRKKIRLLGITVSKLSDRNLRKPVQLLLPFEKKYRVFEHQGFQK; via the coding sequence ATGGATGCCGCAACTCACGTTATGAATCCGCTGCGTAAAATCATACATATTGACATGGACGCCTTTTTTGCCTCGGTGGAACAGCTGGATAATCCCAGCCTCAGAGGCAAACCCGTCATAGTCGGTGGCAATCCTCTGAAGCGCGGAGTTGTTGCAGCTTGTTCCTACGAGGCGCGGCAGTTCGGGATTCATTCGGCGATGCCCTCCTCTAAAGCCGTACGACTCTGCCCTCAGGCAATCTTTACTCCCCCGCGAATAAAGCGCTATAAAGAGATCTCCGATGAAGTGATGTCCATTTTCTCCCAGTTTACAGAAATGATAGAACCGTTATCCCTGGATGAAGCTTATCTGGATGTCACCGTCAATAAATTAAAAAACCCATCTGCCACCAGACTTGCTGAAATAATCCGAGGACGGATTTTTAGTGCTACCGGTCTTACAGCATCCGCCGGCGTATCTTATAATAAGTTTCTGGCAAAAATCGCCTCGGATCTTGATAAACCAAACGGCCTTCATGTTATTTTACCTGATGAAGCCGTCTCCTTCCTCGACACCCTGGCGGTGGGAAAATTTCATGGGGTCGGCAAGGTCACAGAAAAGAAAATGGCTAATCTCGGCATCCGGTTCGGTAGAGATCTTCGCCAATTCAGCAAGGCCGATCTCCTTTTGCACTTTGGCAAAAGCGGAGCATTTTTCTTTGACATTGTCAGGGGCAGGGATGATAGAACCGTCACGTCAACCAGAGAGAGAAAATCGATCGGCAGCGAAACCACCCTGGACCAGGATACCTCCGACACCAAAGAAATTTCCGACATTTTATATTATCTTGCCGAAAAACTGGAACAGGCGCTGCTACGCAAAGAATGCTGCGGCACAACCATTACATTAAAGGTAAGATACCACGATTTCATTACAATTACACGATCATCGACCCTCTCTTCACCTGTATTGACCGCACAGGAAATCTTCTCTGAGGTCAACAGATTGAAACAAACAACGGAGATAGGCCGTAAAAAAATCAGATTGCTCGGTATCACCGTCTCCAAACTCTCAGATAGAAACCTGAGAAAGCCTGTACAACTTCTGCTTCCCTTTGAAAAAAAATATCGGGTATTTGAGCACCAAGGATTCCAGAAATAG
- a CDS encoding Crp/Fnr family transcriptional regulator: protein MKKREIIRESTLFSGLQDRQLADIVDISYEKSFGKGENIFFEGDEGNGFYLIASGKIKIYKMSPAGKEHILHIFGPGEPIGEVPVFHGHPFPASAECLVKSKVLFFPRDKFFELVNRNPSIAVSMLAVLSMRLRQFTSQIENLSLKEVPARLAGYLLYLQEEQGGRQVVELEISKGQLASLLGTIPETLSRIFAKMSEEGLIEVEGRRITIKDAEALAFR from the coding sequence ATGAAGAAGAGAGAAATTATCAGGGAGAGCACTTTGTTCAGTGGTCTGCAGGACCGGCAACTTGCTGATATCGTGGATATCAGCTATGAGAAATCCTTCGGTAAGGGAGAAAATATATTTTTCGAAGGGGATGAAGGCAACGGATTTTATCTGATAGCTTCCGGGAAGATAAAGATTTACAAGATGTCACCCGCGGGAAAAGAACATATTCTTCATATTTTCGGCCCCGGTGAGCCCATTGGCGAAGTACCTGTTTTTCACGGGCATCCTTTTCCTGCTTCCGCTGAGTGTCTGGTGAAAAGCAAAGTACTCTTTTTCCCAAGAGATAAATTTTTCGAACTGGTCAATCGAAATCCATCGATTGCCGTGAGTATGCTGGCCGTTCTTTCCATGCGTTTGAGGCAATTTACCAGCCAGATCGAGAACCTGTCGCTGAAAGAAGTTCCGGCCCGTTTGGCGGGATATCTTTTGTATTTACAGGAAGAGCAGGGTGGGCGCCAGGTTGTTGAACTGGAAATTTCCAAAGGCCAGCTTGCCAGTCTTTTGGGGACCATTCCCGAGACGCTTTCCAGGATCTTTGCCAAGATGAGCGAAGAGGGGCTGATTGAGGTTGAAGGCCGCCGCATAACGATCAAGGATGCGGAAGCTCTGGCCTTTCGCTGA
- a CDS encoding FlgO family outer membrane protein: MKTDIRFSWQGLRLSRSASQKYCFMLIALLFFASGCAKLNENRVAGLFSSEQNLIHVAYKIAEDLEKQAFPPLQPRHPEQPILTTTFVNNNDLGQTSHFSRVLQEHLTSRFVQMGYTVREVKFRNELQVEPLSGEKMLSRNLQDIRQSQTAQAISVGTYSLADKTIYLSARLVDPVNANIVSSVDYKLVLDKNMQAMFGLQPRQHELVDPIDEPRHSLMTRLLY; this comes from the coding sequence ATGAAAACGGACATTCGATTCAGCTGGCAGGGATTGCGACTATCCAGATCCGCCTCGCAGAAGTATTGCTTTATGCTGATTGCCCTGCTTTTTTTTGCAAGTGGCTGCGCAAAGTTGAACGAAAACAGAGTAGCAGGATTATTCAGCTCCGAGCAAAATCTTATCCATGTTGCCTATAAGATCGCGGAAGATCTGGAAAAGCAGGCGTTCCCTCCCCTCCAACCCCGTCACCCCGAGCAGCCGATTCTGACAACTACTTTTGTCAATAATAACGATCTTGGCCAGACCTCTCACTTCAGCAGGGTTCTTCAGGAACACCTGACCTCACGTTTCGTGCAGATGGGATACACCGTCCGGGAAGTCAAATTTCGCAATGAACTGCAGGTTGAGCCCTTAAGCGGTGAGAAAATGCTCTCGAGGAACCTTCAGGATATCCGGCAAAGCCAGACAGCTCAAGCTATCTCCGTAGGTACCTATTCTTTGGCCGACAAAACCATCTATTTGTCTGCCAGGCTGGTAGATCCGGTCAATGCAAACATTGTTTCTTCAGTTGATTATAAACTGGTCCTGGATAAGAATATGCAGGCGATGTTCGGTTTACAGCCCAGACAGCACGAGTTGGTCGATCCCATTGATGAACCTCGTCATTCATTGATGACCCGCCTGCTCTATTAA
- a CDS encoding PHP domain-containing protein, which translates to MSIDLHIHSLFSDGTYTPTEIAHLAHKRGLTAIALTDHDTLAGIAELITAVEPFDIEAIPGIELSVVHGENHFHLLGYFVDHLDMELHRKIDVLQKARNLRNERIVAKLKGFGIEITMDEINSVSPIGQTGRPHIAEILCRKGVVKDLNTAFSRYLKKGAGAYVSRFVYSAAEAIEMIKNSGGVAVLAHPVQDRQSFQHLSGTIDELAELGLDGLEVYYPSHSFTVRKKLKEIAKRRDMIISGGSDYHGRIRPGTDLAGGVNVFVPPEILEHMKTKRAVPGTK; encoded by the coding sequence ATGTCTATTGATCTTCATATTCATTCCCTGTTTTCCGACGGCACCTACACCCCGACGGAAATAGCACATCTTGCTCATAAACGCGGCTTAACGGCTATAGCGCTAACTGACCATGACACCCTGGCTGGAATTGCTGAGTTAATAACCGCCGTTGAACCTTTTGATATAGAGGCGATACCGGGTATCGAACTGAGTGTTGTTCATGGGGAAAACCATTTTCATCTCCTGGGGTATTTTGTTGATCACCTTGATATGGAACTTCACAGAAAAATAGATGTCCTGCAGAAAGCCCGCAACCTGAGAAATGAAAGAATCGTGGCCAAGCTTAAGGGCTTTGGTATTGAAATAACTATGGATGAGATCAATTCTGTTTCCCCAATAGGTCAGACAGGAAGACCGCATATCGCCGAAATATTATGCCGCAAGGGAGTAGTCAAAGATCTCAATACGGCGTTCAGCAGATATCTGAAAAAAGGTGCCGGAGCCTATGTCTCCCGCTTTGTGTATAGTGCGGCTGAGGCCATTGAAATGATAAAAAACAGCGGCGGGGTGGCCGTTCTTGCCCATCCTGTTCAGGATCGACAGTCTTTCCAGCATCTCTCCGGAACTATAGACGAGTTAGCGGAACTGGGACTCGATGGTCTGGAGGTGTATTATCCCAGTCATTCTTTTACTGTTCGCAAAAAATTGAAAGAAATTGCCAAAAGACGTGATATGATAATAAGCGGTGGAAGTGATTATCATGGCCGGATACGACCGGGGACGGACCTGGCGGGTGGAGTAAATGTGTTCGTACCCCCTGAGATACTGGAGCATATGAAAACGAAACGCGCTGTGCCTGGCACTAAATAG
- a CDS encoding sigma-54-dependent transcriptional regulator: protein MYSILVVDDEPNYLIVLSELLRDEGFEVYTAPGGNEGLEVVREVDLDLVITDMQMPEMDGLQLLQEIRKANGELPVIIITAYAEVEKAVAAMQAGAFSYLAKPFSNDELVVNINKAAQHYSLLRENTRLRKEIRKTNNFGGMVGKNSKMVEVYELIEKVAPTPASVLVSGESGTGKELVAKAIHINSPRESQPFITVNCAALSDNLLESELFGHEKGAFTGAVGMRKGRFELADTGTIFLDEVGEIPLALQSKLLRVIQEKSFERVGGTKTLSVDVRIISASNRDLREEVALGNFREDLFYRLNVIHVSLPPLRERMDDMPLLVDFFIQKFAGQLGKEDLRISPDALRLLLTLPWEGNVRELENTIERAAILCDGNEIQADDVQPESISVKAHDKWSEGVDFFQYIPDEIALNDVLYTVEENMLNRALDETGFVQARAAEKLGITKSLLQYKMKKYGIKKK, encoded by the coding sequence ATGTATTCAATCCTAGTCGTTGACGATGAACCGAATTATCTGATTGTGCTCTCGGAATTACTACGTGATGAGGGTTTCGAAGTATATACAGCGCCGGGTGGCAACGAAGGTCTCGAAGTTGTCAGGGAAGTCGATCTTGATCTGGTCATCACCGATATGCAGATGCCGGAAATGGATGGCCTGCAGCTTCTCCAGGAGATAAGAAAGGCCAATGGAGAGTTGCCGGTTATCATCATTACCGCCTATGCTGAAGTTGAAAAGGCGGTCGCGGCCATGCAGGCCGGCGCTTTCAGCTACCTGGCCAAACCGTTTTCCAATGATGAGCTTGTCGTAAATATTAACAAAGCCGCCCAGCACTACTCTCTGCTGCGTGAAAATACCAGGCTGCGCAAGGAGATCAGAAAAACCAATAACTTTGGCGGGATGGTCGGTAAAAACAGCAAGATGGTCGAGGTCTATGAACTTATTGAAAAGGTCGCCCCGACCCCCGCTTCGGTCCTCGTTTCAGGTGAGAGCGGTACCGGTAAGGAGCTGGTCGCTAAAGCGATTCACATTAACTCTCCCAGAGAGTCGCAGCCTTTTATTACCGTCAACTGCGCCGCACTGTCGGATAATCTTCTCGAAAGTGAGCTTTTCGGTCACGAGAAAGGAGCCTTCACAGGTGCCGTGGGTATGCGCAAGGGCAGATTTGAGCTGGCCGACACGGGAACCATTTTTCTAGACGAAGTCGGAGAGATTCCGCTTGCTCTGCAGTCCAAGCTCTTACGGGTCATTCAGGAAAAATCCTTTGAACGGGTTGGTGGAACCAAGACATTATCCGTTGACGTTCGTATTATCAGCGCCTCAAACAGGGATCTTCGAGAAGAGGTGGCGCTGGGCAATTTCAGAGAGGATCTGTTCTATCGCTTGAACGTCATTCATGTCTCGCTTCCGCCGCTGCGTGAAAGAATGGATGATATGCCTCTGCTGGTTGATTTTTTTATCCAGAAATTTGCCGGGCAGCTTGGCAAGGAAGATCTGCGCATCTCACCTGACGCTCTGCGCCTGCTTTTGACCTTACCGTGGGAAGGCAATGTCCGTGAGTTGGAGAATACCATAGAGAGAGCGGCGATACTTTGCGATGGCAATGAGATTCAGGCAGATGATGTGCAGCCGGAATCAATCAGCGTCAAGGCGCATGACAAGTGGAGTGAAGGGGTGGATTTTTTTCAATACATTCCTGACGAAATTGCTCTTAACGATGTGCTTTATACGGTAGAAGAAAACATGTTGAATCGTGCTCTTGATGAAACAGGATTCGTCCAGGCCCGCGCTGCCGAAAAACTCGGCATCACCAAAAGTCTTCTCCAGTACAAGATGAAAAAATACGGAATAAAGAAGAAATAA